AAGAGTGGTCCAAGTGACAACATCGAGAACGAATCCAGCATTGACCATTTCATTCAAAAGATGCATAGCcttatttatgtttttaatcATACACCATCCATGTATAAGTGATGTGTAAGTTACAATGTCAGGTAAACAGCCCCTAGTAACCATTGAGTTAAATATTTTCATGGCTTCATTCATTTCCTTTTGCAAACAATGTCTATCAATCAATGCATTATAGGTAAAGGCATCTGGCCGCTCGCCCATCAGAATCACAAATCCAATTGCACTCTTAGCCTGCATAACTTTTCCATctttgcagaaaacatccacTAAAATATTTAGAGTTTGCAAATCTGGCATCATCCCCACTTTCATCATCTCATCCAGCAGGGAAGCAGCATCTTTCCATCTGCCAAAATTACAAAGACCTTGAATCAAACAACCGTATGTGACGATATTTGGTTTAATACCTTTGCTGCACATTTCTGAGAACATATTTAAAGCCTCAGACACCAATCCATCCTTGCACAAACTATCAATAATTGTGCTGTGAACTACAACATTGGATCTACAATCTCTTTCTTCCATCTTATGTAGCCACTCAATAGCTGCATTAGTGTCGTCGCCCATCTTACACAATCCATTAATCAACGCTCCATAAGTGTAAACATCCAATTGATAACCCATGCTTTTCAAACTTTGAAGCGTCCCCACTGCCCGAGCCACATCGCCTTGCATGCAAAGCCCATTAATGAGAGCAGTGAAAGTCGACAGAGGTGGCTCCAATCCAAGCTTGAGCATGCTCGCAAAAACAGAGAACCCGAAAGGCGTCAACTTTATTCGACAAAGGCAATTAATCACAATATTAAGAGTAAAGCAATCAGGTTTTATGCCCAAAGAAGAATACATGTATTGGACCAAAGATATCACAGTTGTGTAATGCTTCATCCTCACAATCACACCCAACAACAAAGTGAAGTCAAACACAGATGGCAAAGGCTTCATCATAGCCATAGAATGAAACAAGTCAAAAGCTTCACCAACATTACTCAGTTTACCAAGCTTACACTTGTCTATCAAGGAGTTCCTGAAGTCGTTTCTTTTGTTATTCCTCTCACAATCATCATCATGATCATCAAGGTTTGTGGCACTAACTATAGAAGTAAAGTGAAATATGGGGAAATGAAAAGAAGCAAAAGGAGGAAGATTGAAAATGGAGTGAAAGAGAGTACCCATGTGTTGATGAAGGCGAAAACGAGACAGAGAAGCTATTCGGGTTGGCACCATTCCTTCAAACACGCGCGCCACACCGTCGATGCTTCCTCATACAGGTAAAAGCACCGTGAAAGAAAGAATCAGAATCAGAACAGAGAAAACCAAGGTTGCCAGAACTGAACCGGTCAAGTGATTGATTCAATGGTTCAATGGTCCAACCGTAGTCGAACTGGTTTAGTTAAATATACAATTTCAAACATCCAAATTCAATGATttctaaactaataaaattcaaaattttgtaATTTCGCATAATAACTTGTCCATATTTAATCATAAAAAActtgcaaaataaaaaatttccaAAAGGATTAAGATCTCTCCTTGCCGAAATAATGCATAAAAATCCGGTTGCATTGATCTCTTCTTTGATTCCCAGTGTAAAGCAAAATATTCCTTAAAGAACTTCACTCTACTCCCAGCTTCCCCAAACTCCTCCTCAAACTTCTTCCAGAGGTCATTATTCCTCAAGCAAGCCACCCTAGCCACAACAACACTAGGAAAACTCTCCAAAATCATCATCTAAGTTCTGTGGGGACATGAAACACGGTGGAAAGTCCAATCCAACTTTGTCAAAAAGATCAATCAATAATGGCAATGCAAGCCTATCCTTAACCATGTTCCACAACCCAAAAATCTCACTTTGTTGATCAACAACAGCATCATCATCAAAATTATCCTTGGATTCAAAATTTTCCAGCATCAACTTCAAGGGCTTGGAAAATTTACGATTATCCATAGTATTCAAGAAAACTCAGCATCCAAAGCAAGGTTCtgagaaccggaccggtcatcGAACTGCTTTAGTCACTGGTTCATTGGTTCACTGGTCTAACCGGTCCAACCGTGGTTCAATCGAAAAAAccgttttagaataaaataataaataaattacaaataaacACCCTAATGCAACAGCCACAAGCACAACTCGCTTTTTATTTCTTCATAAAACAGTAATGTGAACCATGAAGAAATATGGCTAAAATGTAAGCTCATTCAAGGGAATCTTGGTATTGAGCTTTGTGTCTCCACTTCAACTCATTCCACATGGATCTTAAGTTTGTTTCCTTATACTTGCAAAATGGTAAAGATTTCAACAAAGAGCACCTGTATATATTTACTTGCTCTAGAGAGGACCATCTCAATGTCATGTCTATGGCTACAAATCTGAGTCTTGGCAAGTTAGCTAGCAGCAGCACCTCCAGCTTTGGAAGAACATTCTCACCGATCTCTGTGACTAGAATAAGTTCTTCTAATCTAAAGCAACTGTGAATTTTCAGTATCTGGAGCTCTGAGAGATATTGAATAGCCCCATTGCAAAAAATGGTTCCTAAAAAGGGGCAATTTTTCAAAGTCAAAACCTTTAATTTGGAAAGGGATCTAGGATTCAGAGGACCTCGAAACACACAATTCAGTTCAAGCAATTTGTTTAACAGCAACAAAATTTACAAAACAGCAACAAATAATTACCTAAACCCTGAAATCAATAAATCtatcaacaaaaattcaaaaatagcaGACTCTGAAATTAGaaaacagcagcagcagcagcataGCAAAGCcatttttatcaataatttcAACAACACAACTTATCAATGATTATTCAAAAATCAGAAATTCAGAACAGAGCATAAATGATGCATTACAGTGTCACATTACATTTTTTTGTGCATAAAATTTGATTATGACCGTCTTAGAGTCAGAATTATTGTTCACATTACAAGACACTATTATATTATTCTGGTTTGAAGCTTTGTTGTTGTCAGCTACCCCACATTCTACAAACAGATGCAATTGCAAGATACTATGGACTAGAGAAAGGGCAAGTAGTTAACttacagaataaaaaataaagaacacacAAAACAGCAACACAGCAGAATCAGAGCTCATTCAATAAAAAATCACAACACACAAAAACAGCAACACAGCAGAACCAGAGCTCATTAGTAATCAAATAatcattcaataaaaatattaaaacgcAAAACATTCAAATAATCAGTAATCAAATAATCACTGAATATGGCATAAATAAAAAAGGCAGAAGTTAGCAGTGAACTGACCTTCGAAGTCTAGGGTTTTTTTCTTGGTTGAGCTTCTGCTCTCTGAACTCGAAGGAAGGAAATTGGAATGGAGAAGGGTTTTTCTTCTGAGCAGAGGGGCAGAAGCGCGACGGAGACAGAGGCCAGGCGACAAACACGACTCAGAAGACGGTGGTTGGAAGAACCTGCGGTTGAGCAAACGAAGAGTAGACTCAAAGACTCCGAGCTCGAGCAAGAAGCTGCAATTGGTGGGTTGGGGACTTCGAGCACGACGACCAGACGAAGACGATGGTGCCTGAGCGCGCGACGGAGCTGATGAATACCAGGGACTAACGCGCCGAGCTCGAGGAAGAAGCTGCCATTCttgaaggaagaagaagcacgAACGACCAGACGACAATGGTAGTGCCTGAGCGCGACGGACGGCGGCAGCCCTTGCGGCGGTGGTGGAGAAGCTATGGTTTCCTGTTTTAACTCCCTTTTATGATTTGGAGAGAAGCTGTTAGGTTAGGGGTTTGGACTTTGGAATGAAGACGGAAGGGAACCAAAACGACATAGTTTCATCTAAACCAGCCGGTTCCGGTTCCGGTCCGACCAACCGATTCTTGGCCGGTTCAATGGTTTGCTAATGATTTTTTAGTTGGTGGTTTTACATGGTTAACTGAATCGTTAATACTGTTTGTTCACGGTTCGACCAGACACTCCGGTCCGATTTTCAGAACCATGATCCAAAGTTGAgaatccaaaaacaaaaaaactaaGCCAAAAATCCAAACTCAGAATCATAAAATCCAGCAATTAAGAATCACACAATCAGAACTATTAACAAATTGAATCACAGAATCAACtcaaaataagcaaaaataaattgAAGCAAAAGTGCTTACCAGCGGCGATGAAGGAAGGAAGTGACGGCGACGAAGAAGAGAAGTGAACTCGGACAGAGAAAACGAGAGAGAGCTCGAATAGGGAAACGAGCTCAAAGAGAGAGACAGAAAGCTCGAAGAGACGATGACCGACGGACCAGCAATCCTTCGTGCAACGACAAGAAAAAGACGAACAATGAGAAGAGGGTCGAGCAGACCTTTCCAATTAGATAAAAAGACGACCTGCTTGACTGTTTGGGTGATGAGTTTGGGATGGTGGCTGGTGGCTGCTCTAAGAAGGGTATTAGAATTTTCTATGCGCGAGAGAGACTTAAGGAGAAAGGGTCGTAAGAATCGAACTGATGATTGAACTGGTTAGACTACTGGTTTATTGATTTATTGGTTCAATTGATAAGTTATTGGTTGAACTGGTAGAATCAATCTTATAAAGATTTAcaaatgtaaaatatatatttttattaatattttaaaaataatcaaatttcaacaaattataattaacaagTTATAATTCGATTGTTATTAAATAAGTATATAAAATTCTAGTATTTTTTCATgataaagatttttttattttatttttatattaaagtatttttatatttattatattgttataaactatatgtatttattgaaaataatattaataaatattatatgatcataaaaaataactatattataattaataaaaatatttgattacatatttaataatatttatattaataattatgaataataaaaaataattaatttaaatataagtgaatataaaattaaaataatatctaaaaaattattgtgcgattttattatataattaataattagcatataaaatattaagGAATAAAATAGTGTAATGGCAAGAGAAGCATGTagtataaaaaaaatccaagtTCAAGCTACTTCTTCATCAAATTTAGAATTTTCTCTTGAACGGTTCAATTAGATCAGTTTTTCACCACTTTTGACCAATTTTCACTGACTTAATCGGTTCTTACCAGTTCTGAAACTTAAACGGTCTTTATATTAGCCTAAATAGATTGGAGATCTAGTTCATCGATTTTTCAATCGATCCGACCTCTTCGGCCTAATTTTTACATTTATGAAAAGGATTGGGGTGGATCTTCTTTTTCtgatttgtgtttttttttataaaaaatataaatgacGCAATTTTGAGGTGTATTGATCCAAACCGGTAAGCCTCCAAAAATCGGGCCGATTCTAACGATTTATCGATTAACCGTCAGTTTAACTACTTTTCACactattttttttgtcaagcGGTTCTTTGAGTTAATCGGACCAGTCAAAATACTTATTCTCGGTTAATTCGGCCGGTCCGATTCAGTTTTTTTAGGACCTTGcaatttatcaaatattttttattaaaaaaaaaaaatttaatgagcGAAGTTATTATTGCGGTAAAAACTATATAAATAGGGGATTATATATAAAGGCCACTAGAAACCCTAAACCAGTAAACCCTAACACTACTTGATCTTATCTGAGCAGATCCGCCACGGCTAAGTTACTGCCTTCTCCGAACAACTCTCCCTTCTTCCAATGCGGCAGCGAGGGGCGGGGGCGGAGCAACCCTTCTTCCTCCCTTGGAGGTAGTTGCAGGCGGCTCTGCCCCGAGAAGAGTTGGACACGGAGGAGCGGCCTTCCGCTGTGTCGAAATCTGCGATGAAGACTGCCCGCGGTCAGAGCCCCCCTCTCTCTGCTTGCTGGGGCCGTGATGGCCACGCGGGCTATCCCAATCCAAAatatctcttctttttttttctgtctTAAAATTTATAATGTTTTCCAAAAGTTTTACTTGTTTACTTTAATTGGACCTGTATCAAACAACTTTATCTTGGAAATTTCagtttttgcatttttttaagTGTGTTTTCGAGTATAACTAGAATATGTAACAAACTAACGTCTCTAACAGTTTTGCGGATCTTGCATAGTTGCATATATCAAATGTTTTGTGGTTTTCCCTTTGACGCAATTTTGTGTAGCTATGCTCATATTGTTATGGTTTTTACGACTGAATTCCCATAATGGTTCTCAGATCCATGACTTCCACCATTTTGGTCCTGAGATCCATGACTCGAGGACCACAATACCAAATTGGTGAAAGCAGAGAATCTAAGCACTATTATGAGAATTTAGTATGGTTTTTCACTTTATACTCAAGCCATGTAGTTCTTCAGAAATTTTCTTTGGACTATAATTCATACATTGTTATTCAGTTAGAACTTGTTGATTCCTTGAGTGAGGATTTCTCAATCCATTTCAAGAACTTATGAATCAGTATGTGCTAACGGTTCAAATTGGTTGCGTGCTTATGGTTTCTAATAGAAATTATGGATATTTAACTCTTTACTTCTTTTAGTGCAACCTTGAAATACTAGGCAATACATTATGAAGCAAAAGCCATAGCATCTCTACTAATGCAATGTACACACCAAATGGTAGATTCTCACCAAGCCAAGTAGTTAAACAAACACAACAAACCGAAAAAATAGTATAGGCCTTAAAAGAAATGACCCTATTCAGGTATACAGTTATTTGACAACTCCGAAGTGTCGTTTTCTTTTCCTTTGCTCTTGTTGTCATCCATCTTATCTAACTTGGACTTTTGCTGCAGGCTATTGAGTTTCTTTACCTTGGAGGTATGAACTCGTACCCGGATTTCCCAAGGCCGCGCCGCAACCCAACGCTCCGTCCAGCTCCAACCCCAGCTTTCCTTACCGAGACTATACGAAGCCTGACCGAAATATTGGCTACAGTTTGGCCTCCACTGCAATAATTAAGGCATGCTTTTAGAAATGTGATGGAATTCTTTATAACAATTGGTATGTGATGTGGTGCAAGTAGATCAAGGTTTGTACCTGATGGGAGAAGGCATATGCCATGGCTCGCTCTCGTTTAATTGCGGCTTCTTCTCTCTGATATAACCTTGAAATTATCTCTTCCATTGTTTCTGAACCGCCGCACCATTCCACCTAGCATGCATTTTACCAAACAGCATTATAAGAAACAGACAGAAACCAAGTGATTGCGAGAAGATGGTTGAAACAATGTGTACCTCTAGCTGATGAATCTTAGCTTCGAGTTTTAGCTGGCTTTCCAATCTCCTTTGCTTAACACGAGCTTCTGTTATCATACAGATTCTGCGAGCTTTAATCTCGTCTTGTATTCTGCTCCATGAATGTATATAGCTTAATGCAGTTGCTGTTTGCTCTCTGGCCAGGTGATCTTGAATCAAAGCTTCAAATTTCTCTGCTCCCTTTAGATGGTTTAATGTTCTTCTTGCCTGCATAGTATGCCAGAAGGGGTGTCATTTAATGTTCTTTTATGAGAAATATTTggtggtataatttaaataatgaTTTATGTTCATCTCCCATGATTCAAATTGGTATgctaaattatattaattcaattcGGTGCATTGTTACATGGTACTTAAACTTGATCTATGAAACCAACAAGGAATTGTTAGGAAGATTAGAAAGAACACAGGTTTGTTTCATCAAAACATGGAGAAATGCAGCCAAGTTTCTAGCAATTATATTTTTGTGACAATTTGTCAAGATCTTGTGTTTACTTTCCTACTATAAGCAACATGAAATGCTTTTTTTACATGGATAAATCAATTTTGGATTGAAAAGCCATTATATTTGGATTTGGATATGTTAGATTTCTCACCAAATTGCTCACtttataaccaataacacaCTCGATATCTGCATAAAATACAGTTGTCAATTAAAAAGGGTTATGCGTAAAAACTGTACCATAAAAGAGCGAAATGCATTTTGGATCCTTGTAGCAGCAATATTATCAATCAACCTTGAAGGAACTGTTCTATCCATTATCAAACCACCTTCATTAGGGATCATGCTACTTGACTCTTCATTACTGCTTTGCTTTCCATTCAACGATTCTTCGTTTATCTTTTCTTCGCTAGGGTTTACCTATATTCAAGGACCGGTGAGAAACCAagagttaaaaattttaattgaagggaacttttaaaaattcaattctTAGTTGTTATTTTTACTTAAGATATATATAGTAAATTTAACAGATTTAAGTGCAACTTGGTTAACTAATTATTCCGAAAAGTGCATAGATGCTACGTATACACAACTACCAAATCAGTTATTTGTATACAatacaatttaaaataaatacatattaaaaataaacatcacatgtatttatatataaatacataacaACTGATATTCTGTATACATATAGTATTTTTGGAGAAAATTATGGAGAAATCACCTTTTCTTCTTGGGATTTATCTTCTTTGGGTTTCTTTTTCTGCTTGAATAGTATCCAACAACCTTTCCTTGCACCCATTCCTGTTTCTTAACAAGTAACCTACACAGTAATATTCCATCCAACAACTTATAGTAAATTTCTTCATAGATCCATGCATTAGTGTGATGAAGGGAAAATTATTATTTggttatttacttatttataaTTAGCCTTATTCTTTCTTATCAGATGCATTAACCCTTTCCATAGTATTATGCAAATTATCAATATGTAGAAGCTTGAGAATTGAGGATAtccaataatataatattagaaataaaaattattaaaaataaatatacaaaCAAAACGCATATTTTAAATGAGAAAAAACTATTTTGTCGAAATTCCATCATAATAGATGCCTTTTCTATTAACACCATGGAATTTATATCCAAATTAAAATCAGCAATCTATGTTTATTTCTTTTGATGTTGCACCCAGAACTCTTGAAACAATTTACAACACTAAATCACAcaagtaacaaaaaaaaatgagtcCTATTCCCTTAGAACATGAAAATAATTCCATGCTGAAGTTTGTGGcacaaaaaaataatcataatcatattGAATGCCATGGATAAAAGCTAAAGATATGAAATGATTAAGGGGCACATACCAACagagagaaggaaaaaaaaaaagcaaacagAGGAGTTTTCTTGAAGAGGATGATGAATGGTGGGTAGTAAGAAATGATACATTGCAAGAGTAGACATAAATTGAGAGGAAAAGAGAGATAGATAGAATTGCTCAATAATGCAATGACAAGCCAACAACATTGAAGGAGATGTTTGATCTCTTGGAAGAGTAGAAGTCtaaacaagaaattaataacaagaggaaaataagagaaaaatatgAGGTGAGGTGAGGAGGTATTAATTATATGATTATTTCCCAGCTGTGCTCTTTTGAAAATGAaatatcatcatcaaggaaacattGATTAAAATCTTggaatagcaaaacaagaataATCTGTTTTGGTTCTGGGAGATTTGAACTCGCGACCTTCCACCCATAAGACTAACTAGAgatgaccaaaaaaaaaacattgattaaatttgtgtttgaattgtatttgatttgatatatttagttgaattatatatgattttattatagttgtattaattttttaaaataaatttaaattttttacaaaaaaatacatGAGACTGATAGGAATAGGACAGAGATGGAAGACATTTTACTAAACAAAAATGAGACGAGCCGAAGGGATCCTCTACCCATAGAAATCCATTGTCATCCCTAAAACCAACGCTCTAACCGAATGAAGTACATAACCATGGAATATTAATAAGCATACATTGATTTAAGACTAAACATTTTTACGTCGGATTCTCTTCTAAATTAGTTAGTAGCCATCAAATCATTTAGTATTATTTTGTTTGATAGTTGTTACAGCAAGATTTCGATCTCAAAAGAGAAGGAATTATAATACGAATAGTAAATataaaaacaacaacaaaatatacatgatacgtatattttattaattttttatttttacctaTCTTATCATATACATTCAAATACTAAACAATAACTATACAATAATTTCTTTTGGCATTGCCATcaaaattattatgaattagaattttattattattctctaCGTACAAAAAAATATCCTTATTTATTTCTAACACTTCTAAGATCATTCCCTGATTTTACAATATTTCTGATTTTATGTTAGAAAAAAGGACAAATAATTCTTTGACCTTTTGATCTTCAGACATTTAGGTTATCGAGGATTTGAAAATACATTTAAGttcttaatattttcaaaaCCTAGACATATTGATCCCTCATGTTCACATGGGTCTGTCAGACTCAAGGAAAAAATCAAACGTAACTCCTATTGTACTAACATGGTTGATATGGATGTACACGTAacagaatttttaaaattggacAAATTAAACTTAAAGATTGATATGTCCAGATTTTAAAAatgtcaaaaatttaaatatatttttaaattcttagagacttaaatgtctACAAACTAAAAAGATAGAGATCGATTTATCCTTTTCTCTTTATGTTATAGTGTTCCGTCTGTAGAATCTGTTATCCTTTCTGTGTTTTATGCTTTCTGGTTATTCCTCTACTTGAGGGTCTTACAGCAACTCTTATGTGTATTTCATAATTCATATACTACTAGGGAATTGATATTGAATTAAAACAAAAAGGTTAATACTTaaacaatataataaaaataatggtGATAAATAATTCCATAAAAGAATACTTTAACATTAGTAAGTATGATGAAGACaaacatatttcaaaaaaaaatttcgtaTTTTTTAGAGTTTGTACAACCGTTTCTTTTTTGTTATACTGCTTAAATTTCTTTTGAATAAATATAGTagagaattaatttttaattagttaatatacaatattagttaattttttagtataaaattatttttttaacttcacTTTTTGGAGGTTTAAAGTCTAGAATTTAgaataaaatgtaatttttttaaatgactGATATTGATAGGAAAATATTTAATTTCCTAgttgaatttgtttattttatatcaAGCTGTAAAATTAtgctaaaaaaaaatcaagatcATTAAAATCATTTCAAAATCTTTCCTTAAAGTATACTCTACTTTATTTCCTTATAGTTATGGATTTTGTTTGCTACTTATGGTATACAGAGGAAAGTTTTAATCTCACCCTTCAAattttgagagagagagagagagtgcaAATTATCTCCAACACATATTGGTTAGGTTCCAACGAAACATGGTACTTGAATGTGAAAAATGAAGGAAACATCAAATCTTATGATATGGCTTGGATGAACACACAATATATATTGTGCATCTAAATCTAACAAAGATCTTTAAGTTCCTTAGATGACAAAAGAGTGGTGTCATAATACACGTGGTGGGGGTATCCACTCCTAATATTTGAGTCCAAAGGTTAGTGGTGTTTGGTTACATATCTTTGCTAGAAAACAAAACCTTTTGTGCATGGCGTTTATGGGTAGGGTAAAATTGggtttgttttgatctaaatttaattttaaaatatacatcaggtttattttttttattctatttcgGTCCTAAATCcaataaaacttaaatatttttggattacAACTATATTGAGTCCAAATCAAATGAAAACGgagtctttaaaattttaacaataatttataaaaaaaattatttataaaaaaacttatttatgatgcgcttatttaattatttataaagaagAAATTTGTTATTGAAAAGTTGATATCTATATTTGAACTTAAATTTGtctataaattttaatttaatacttctttgatctattttctaattcaacaagtgtgattaaaaataaaacaataagcctataattaatataacctaatattgaaattaatttaaaatatatatactttttttagttttctttttcgCCTTGATTCAGATTCGATCCAAAATAATGACCGGATCTATTTTTGAGATACTTATCCAACTTTAGACCTAATAAAATCATACCAAATTAGCTCCTATTTTCGGACTGGGCCAAACTACATGCACCCCTATTTTTGTGCACTCTTATACCGAATTTATGGATTTACACTTTCATACTCTTTCTATTTACATACAATTATTATgacatatatatttaaatataaattaattactaacaagtAGACATAATTAGCAAAGACTTGAaatgtatttattataaaagaatatttgagaaacaataaaaattataaaacaatctaaaattattttattttatattttttaattactacttatcttattttacatttttaattattgttaacaaatgtataattatttttaattaaataatattaacaaACGTATAATTATGAATGTTACATAATTTATAAGTATCTTTCTAAGTACTTGTTGATGATCATAGAGGTATGTTTTGATTTCACAAGTGATGAGTGTGTTCAGTTCACAACCAAAAGATAGAAGCAGAGATTTtaaagcatatatatatatatagatacaaTCAAAGAATTATATATAGGGATGACCTCTCACCAATCTCAACTTATTTTTAGCACATGTTTAGCTTTCTTTCTTATACATGCCATCTTATAAGTT
The Arachis stenosperma cultivar V10309 chromosome 7, arast.V10309.gnm1.PFL2, whole genome shotgun sequence genome window above contains:
- the LOC130941655 gene encoding protein IQ-DOMAIN 10-like, with the protein product MGARKGCWILFKQKKKPKEDKSQEEKVNPSEEKINEESLNGKQSSNEESSSMIPNEGGLIMDRTVPSRLIDNIAATRIQNAFRSFMARRTLNHLKGAEKFEALIQDHLAREQTATALSYIHSWSRIQDEIKARRICMITEARVKQRRLESQLKLEAKIHQLEVEWCGGSETMEEIISRLYQREEAAIKRERAMAYAFSHQWRPNCSQYFGQASYSLGKESWGWSWTERWVAARPWEIRVRVHTSKVKKLNSLQQKSKLDKMDDNKSKGKENDTSELSNNCIPE